TTTCTGCTAAAAAATCAGAAATCGGTTCTGTTATCTCCTTAAACTGAGTAAAAATAAGCACTCTCTCTCTTTTTTCATAGATAACCTCACAAATCTCTTTAAGTCGCTGAAATTTTCCACTGTAATTTACTTTATAATCTTCTCTGCCTAAATAATGATCAGGGTGATTACAAATTTGCTTAAACTTCATAATGCTCGATAAAACAACCCCTTTACGCTCAATACCTTCAGCTTGCCCTAACTTTACTTCAATCTGTTTTAGCAATTGTTTATAAAGTATTACTTGTTTTTTAGACAAAGTTGTGTAGCTATTTATTTCAATTTTATCTGGTAAATCTGCAATGATACTCTTATCTGTTTTTAGGCGTCTTAGGATAAACGGCTGTATCATTTTACGAAGTTTGGCATAACCAAGACTATTATTTGATAACTCTTTCGTAAATTTTTTAAATTCTTTTGTTGTTCCCAGTAAACCTTCATTGAGAAAATCAAACAAGGACCAAAGGTCTCCTAAATGATTTTCAATTGGGGTTCCGGTCATGGCAATTCGCATTTTAGCTGGAATAGCTTTAATAGCCCTACTCTGTTTAGTGCTCGCATTTTTAATAGCCTGTGCCTCATCTATAATAAGATAATCCCATTCTCGTTCTTTCAAAGACTCTATTCTAACCGACATACCGTAGGTGGTTAAATATAAAAATGCCTTGTCATTTATTTTAAGAGGCTCTGAAGACTTTAAACTACTTCTATGCAAAATTTGATAAGGCATTTCTGGAGCAAACTTCTCAATTTCCTTCTGCCAGTTTCCAATTAGTGATGCAGGTAATATTAAAAGCGCTTGTCCACCAGAGTGAACTCTTATATGCTCTAAATAAGCCAACATTTGAACAGTTTTACCAAGTCCCATATCATCGGCTAAACAAGCCCCAAATCCCAACTTCGACATTTGATTAATCCACTGATACCCCTTCTCCTGATAGTTACGAAGATTAGCCTTGAAAGAAGAAACTACTTCGACCTTTTCTATATTTGAAAGATCACTCAAGGTTTCTCGCATTTCTCTAAACCACTGACCATGGTCAACAGACACCGATATACTATCATCAGCTATATTGAGGGCTTCATCTATATTAAGCTCTAGGCGCATGGCATCACCCAAAGACAATTCTTTATCTATGATTTGATCTTTAACTTTTTCAAGAACATTGAGTAGTTTCACCAGCTTGCTTTTATTGATTTCTACCCAATTTCCTTTATATTGAACTAAACCATTTGCCATCTCTAAAAATGATAACAAATCTTTTCCAGTAAGCCTTTCATCTCCAATACATACAATAGGTGAAAAATCCATAATAGCATTTAAGCCAACTTTAGAGGGTTTCTTTTCTCCAACTACAATAGAAACCCGCAATGAGTTATGTTTTTTGCGCCACCAATCAGGAACACGGCAGCGTATCCCTACCTCCTCATAGATTGGAATCTCTTTTAAAATTGTATAGGCTTCTTCAACAGTAATTTTAAGGGGTTTAAACAACTGCCCACTCTCCATTAAACCTGAAATAAAATCACTTCTTTCAGCAGCCTTAATTACTGTTGAAATAAGGGTAAGTAATTTTTTATCATCCCCTTCAAATTCAGATAAAGCATTTTTGAGAGGGGTATGAATTGCTTTCTTACTTTTAGGTGGCTTAGTTGAATATGTTGCCATAAAGGCAAAAGGATATTGATCATTTTTATTTTCTACTAAATGAAAAAATACTCTACCTACAACATTGATATTGGTATTATACTCTGTAAAATAACGAGCAACCGTACCATCATACTCACAAATTTCAGATTTATAAATTAATAATAATTCATTCCATAATTTTGTTAGCCATTCATTATTGACATATTCCATGCCAACTACAAAAGGCAATCTTCTAAGTAATTTATAACACTCATCTTCCCCTAGGTCTAGTTTAATATTCTCTCTAACAAGTTCAATATCAGGCTGTTGACTAAGCCTTTCTATAATTAAACTAGCAATCTGATAGAGATATTCAATTGCTGTTGAAAACCAGTCGCATTTTTCTAAAAACCCTATGTGAAATAAGGCCCTATATTTGTTAGTATTAAATTTTTCTGCCCAAATTTTTATGGTGTCTCCCACAACAGCCTCAGGCTCTTCAATGATAAAGCCCTGTGGTGAAAAATAAGCATTTAGTTTTTGCAATTCTTTTTTCTTTTTTGGTGGCATTTTTGTAATCCTTTTCTGCTTATTTGAATTTAAAATGAATATTTAAACTCGATTATATATCACTATACCAATCAATTCCATAACAAATTGCTTTAATTATAACGTTATCCATTATATCACTTTATATTGTGCAAATAACATATTATAGTACTTTCCTTTGCCACTCACCCCCAGATAAATCTATACCACCAAATTTTCTTGGCAGGATGGTATTTAATCCACGAGAAATTGGTTGTATTTCATAGTTTATGTAACACTCCCTAGCTTTAACAGACGATAGATGTTATTATACATCGATTGCAAATCATCAATCCAGACATATATCCCGTTCTACATTTAAAGAGTAAAAACAGTCGATAAACTCATTTTACGAGTATATCAACTGTTCTATTGAAACAACTTAGCCATTTCATTTGCAGTTTTTCATTTATTTAAAACCCACTCGGTACAGAATTAGGTATTTTATCTGGAACTTGCCTACTTAAATCTCCTATGTTAAAATCGGGAATTTTAACATCACCTAAATCAGGTATATTTTTAGTCAATTCATCACCCAAACCAAGCTTTTCGTTTATTTTAGCTAAAATTTCTTTTAGATTATTAAAGCTAAGATTCAATTCATCATTTACATTAAAGCTAAAGGTAATTTCTTGGCTTTTACCGTTGTTATCGCTTTTTAATGCTCCTGCTTTTATGTTAATTACATAACTGCTATTAGGCATTAATGGGCTAATAAGCCTTACCATCATTATTCCCTTATCAATACTTACAGATGAAATAGGTATTTTTTTATTATCTTCATCCCTAATAGTGATGGCTTGTTTTAATGTGTAAATTGAGCCGCTACTTTCTGCTTCTTCATTAAGCATAATGTTGATAATTTGAGATGGATAGGCAGTATCATTAAAACCTTTAGCTACAATGTTTACATCACTCATATCCTGACTAAGGCTAACCAATGCAACTATGTCTGTTTTTTCAGCTTTAACAGTTGAAGGCACACCTGACCTTGCTAAAACCCTTACTCTATACAATCCATCTACCATATTCTTAAGGTATGAACCACTTAAGTCTGTAAGGGATTTTTCCTCAATAAATACAGAATAGTTCATGTTATCATCGTAATTATCAGGTTTAATAAATAAACTCTTTCCTTCAATACGTGCTGTATATGGTAGTGTAAACTCAGCCGCTGTATCTTTTATAAAAGTAGCCGCTGTATCACACCCATAAAAGTATAAGTTATTTTCATAGCTTAAAGCAATACTATTAAAATCAACACCCTCTTTAATCTCTTCATTAAATGTTATTTCAATTTCACCATTTTTAATATTGGTTTCATAACAATAATTATAGCTTTGCACAAATGGTGAGTTTAATGTAAATTGATCTAAAGTACATTGCAAGCCCTCTACATCTGTTGTTTTAAATGACTTTTCATTTATATCAATGTTATCAAAACCCTCAAAAACATTATCGTTAAGATCCCAAAGCATATTTAGATTGTTATCTAGTACATATATCTCGTTACTCTTTAGTTGATTAGGCTTAATATTAACTACATAGGTGTTTTTTATTGTATTTCCATGTAATTTATAACAATCACCATTGTTTAGAACACATACACTACTGCACCTTGAAGACTTTTGAATTACTGGCTCATTAAATTCTAAAATCAAGGGAGAGTCAACTCCTACAGTATCTGTTACAGATACCAGCTTAGGAGCAATAGTATCAATTGTGCTAAAAGTAATTTTATAATCATCCTTAAGCATATTACCATTAATATCAGTTAATGCTTCTTTGGCTATATTTATCTCATAGGTAATATTATTTTCTATTAATTGATTTTCTCTACTTATTATAATAGTATTTGGAGTTTCTTCTATTATAGTTACTTCACAATTAGTTGATAATTTCTTACCAGCCTCATTTTTATCAAAGTGTTCATTATAAATAGGTACTATACTTATAGCTTCTTTTGATTCTAGTAACACATTTTCATTAAATTCAACTGCAAAGCTACTTGTTGATTTTGCCTTTTCTTTTATAGCTTCTATACTATCGCTTACTACGCCATCTAAACTAACCCCTGTTAAAAATGGACTATCCGTATCATCACATACTATAATTTTATTCTCCAAAATACCGCACTTACTATCGCTTGCTATTATTGTAATTTCAAATGTAGTTCCATGCTCTTCTTTATTATAGATATAAGTTAGAACTCCATTTTCATCTACTGCTCCATAATTAGTCAAGAATACTAATGAACTATCATCCTCATCTGTAATATGATTATTAAGGTCAATAATTAGCTCTTGACCATTCACTAAACTGTAGTACTCTTCAAATGGGGTTGTAACCTGTGGTATATACTTATTTCCATCGTATAAATCACCACCATAAGTAAATTTAGAAGCTGGATTGGTTCTATTTTTACTCTCTTCTAAATCACTCACATAATCCCCATCAGTATCGGCAAAAAGTGGATTTGAATATCCTTCTGCTATGACTGAATCATACAGTTTAAAAGTTACTGGTTTTGTTACTTCTATATAATCAGAAAGACCATCTTTGTCAGTATCCTTATCATTAAGATTTGTTCCTAGTATAAACTCTTCATAATCTTTTAGCTTATCTTTATCGGTATCATCAGAATTTGGATCTGAGTTATAAACTGCTTCTAAATAATCAGATAAACCATCATTATCTGTATCATACTTATTTGGGTCACTTTTTAAAACCGTACCGTCAGCTTTAACTTCTTGTCCTTTATCATTAACTAGTAAACCATCTCCATCAATATCTCGACATCCTAATTGGTTATTTTTTATTATTTTATCAACATCTACTAATTCAAAATAATCAAAGAATGCCTCAAAAGTAGTAGGCAGCACATCGAAATATAGCCCTCTATTATTTAAGTCATGAATCTTATTACCATTACTATAATAGTACGTGTATTCTTTATCACGAATTATGAGATGCCCCTTTTCAAACTTAGGGTCTATCTTTTTTTCTTCTTTCACATACTTTATTATCTTATACTTATAAGTGACATCATTATTCACTAATATATTTCTACCAGGGTTATTAAACTCTATTTTGTTATTAAAATAAAATTCACGTTTAACATTCCAAATATCGTCTTTTTTAAATAGTTTTTGCTCACTATATGATCTATCATTGTCCACTAAAGCACTATCACAAGCCAATACATCGTATACTTTTACCCAACAGCTATCTACCTTGCTTTTTTTATTAGCTGGTGTTTTTTTACTAGCTGCACTAACCATAGTAGTGTAATCTGTTTCTTCTCTATATATGTCGTTTACCCAAGTAAAGTAGCTGTCTTTAAATATTCTTTTATCCACTATATCTAGGTCCGAAACATAAGTTCCCTCATGATGTTTAATATCATAAAAGTGTTTAACCGCTCCTTCTAACCACTTGTCTACAAGACTATCGTAGTCTTCTATAAAGAAATCAAGAAGCATATCAACCATAGCCAAAGCAAAAATACCATACCCTATAGGACCCAATGCTCCTGAGACACAGCAGGTTAATAAAACTGCTTTAGCTGAGTATAAACTAATATATGTTATGGTAGCTCCAGTTCTCAAACCTTTACTAGCGCCCTTTTCCTGTAACATTTGTCCATATAAAACTCCTGAGTAAACCGAAAATGCAACATCTATAAAAAGCCCTACTCCTGTTGCTATTTTTCCTATTTTCGCAAACTTAGCATATTTAGAAGCCATTGCTTTATCGGCAGAAGAACTAAAAAATTTGCCATATGAATTACTAATAATACTTGGTTCTACAATTTTTGTTTTAGTAACCAAGCTAGTATGCTTCGATACAAAGATATAACCTGATACCCCAGAAGCTGGATACTTAGTTCCCAAATAAACAGGGTTACCCCCATCCTTTTCATACTCTATATCATTACCTTGTATTTTTTTGTCGGCTATTTGGGTAATTCTTGTAATACCTATGTTTAGTCTGCTTAAATTATCTTTTGCATGATTTCTATACTCATTAAAATAATTTATGTTATTTTTATTTAATTCAATCATGTTAGTCAAACCCTGCGGACTAGCTAGCTCACCATTTATAAGCCATTTAAGTGAGAGTTCTTTTAACGTTAAAAGAGGTACTTTCTTTACATTCATTGCTACTACACGCTGATTAGGGCTAACCTTAATTTCATCTAAGTTATAGTATTGAGTTTTCTTTTGCAAAGCCAGCAAATAGGCTCCAATCGAATTTTGATGTTTCTTCTTTTTTAGATTAAAAAAGCGACCTATCTCCATAACTGCTTCATCATAAGTTGAAAATCTACTATTGTTTAAACATGATTCTAAGTGATCAGCTTGTAAGTTTTTTACGGTTGTACTAATAGCATCATTAATTTCTTTACTAGAATTTACAAACTCATATTCCATAGCCTCTGTTACACCTAACATTACGTCATTTGACGAATTGTAATAAATATTTGCTTTAATCTCATGTTGAGTTTCAACTTGTAATCCAGTTATTTTAAACGGAACTTCATTTGTCATAAAAATTTCTTCTCGTGAACCAATACCATAGCTTACACTTAAATCAAAGGATAGATCCATGTTATAACCAGTAGGTTTTTTCTTTGTCTTAACTGAATCAATATCTTTTTTTGCTTCAACAAAGACCATATCCATTAAACCGTCTTGGTTAAAATCAAATAAATCCATACTACGAGCAAAAACCTTGTTACTATTAAAATCCATAGGGGGCTTTTTAATATTCTCCCAGTATTTTTTAAGCCCAGGACCATAAATATCTGACATATAGTATAGGTCTGAGTCAAATTTACCATCTACATCAGTATTATATCTATAGGTTAATAAAACTAAATCTTCTTTACCATCACTGTTTACATCATATATCTCAAGAGCACAGCTACTTGTCATATCTGCAAACAATGTATTAATAATTTCATGTTTTAATTTAGGGACATTTGATTTAAAATCTACTAATATATCCTTTTGCTTTTGATTACCCTGTTTTATAGCTAAATAGGTATTATCCCAATGATCAGAGTTAGTTTCTTTATTTTCAGTAGTATATAAATAAAAATAGGTATCTGTTTTTTTATCATAATAACCAGCAGTATCGTAGATTTTGCTACCTATGAACTCCTTATTTTTCTTAGTATTAAAATAGTTTCTACTACCATTATCAATTTTAATACCAGTATTTTTATTTCCATAGCCACCTGCTGTATAAACAGTAGCTTTTTCTTTACCATCATAGTAAAATGCACATATCTCACCATTAACAATTTGCATATCAAATCGAGACAAATAGGTATATACGCCTTCATCATCTTTGTTTGTATACTTAAAGCCAGTTTCTATCGGAAATTTTAAACCTGTTTTTCCATATGAACCAGATTTCATATTCTCGTTTAAATCATAGTATACATCATAGGTAATATTAACTATTCCTTCTTTTACATCATCATGCAAGACATAAAATATGGCAAAGTCAGGCCTTCCATTATTATTTAAATCACCAACAGAGGTGTTTAAAAACTGTTTCTCTCTTAACTCATCAAATCC
This Clostridium sp. 'deep sea' DNA region includes the following protein-coding sequences:
- a CDS encoding thrombospondin type 3 repeat-containing protein, whose product is MYKKIISIILIVTIMLTTTDLTGIKKVEAATSSTNNSTSSSTFFDFQKVQDSVKSTLDTDNDGVYDEVERIIGTSAEYKDTDGDGLDDYFELKNGLSPLKSDTNDDGVDDLYEITKGEDIKPNINLDTDRDGVANILDDDNDNDGVVDYIDISPFSVINKADSKVIDIATSGHRTFVTVQLRPEDVENIIKYNRAITWPEDYVGQIRNIDADYDNIKITPYLKIRYDYSSSYPDKKELLQYGYLKKDKDLYIPLQKLESNGQCVGYQATIYIPKKGGNKIYEGFYTNVMTLELSYMMTMKNDYLNQNIHKKSSVLGILESSKSTKKVTVTGFDELREKQFLNTSVGDLNNNGRPDFAIFYVLHDDVKEGIVNITYDVYYDLNENMKSGSYGKTGLKFPIETGFKYTNKDDEGVYTYLSRFDMQIVNGEICAFYYDGKEKATVYTAGGYGNKNTGIKIDNGSRNYFNTKKNKEFIGSKIYDTAGYYDKKTDTYFYLYTTENKETNSDHWDNTYLAIKQGNQKQKDILVDFKSNVPKLKHEIINTLFADMTSSCALEIYDVNSDGKEDLVLLTYRYNTDVDGKFDSDLYYMSDIYGPGLKKYWENIKKPPMDFNSNKVFARSMDLFDFNQDGLMDMVFVEAKKDIDSVKTKKKPTGYNMDLSFDLSVSYGIGSREEIFMTNEVPFKITGLQVETQHEIKANIYYNSSNDVMLGVTEAMEYEFVNSSKEINDAISTTVKNLQADHLESCLNNSRFSTYDEAVMEIGRFFNLKKKKHQNSIGAYLLALQKKTQYYNLDEIKVSPNQRVVAMNVKKVPLLTLKELSLKWLINGELASPQGLTNMIELNKNNINYFNEYRNHAKDNLSRLNIGITRITQIADKKIQGNDIEYEKDGGNPVYLGTKYPASGVSGYIFVSKHTSLVTKTKIVEPSIISNSYGKFFSSSADKAMASKYAKFAKIGKIATGVGLFIDVAFSVYSGVLYGQMLQEKGASKGLRTGATITYISLYSAKAVLLTCCVSGALGPIGYGIFALAMVDMLLDFFIEDYDSLVDKWLEGAVKHFYDIKHHEGTYVSDLDIVDKRIFKDSYFTWVNDIYREETDYTTMVSAASKKTPANKKSKVDSCWVKVYDVLACDSALVDNDRSYSEQKLFKKDDIWNVKREFYFNNKIEFNNPGRNILVNNDVTYKYKIIKYVKEEKKIDPKFEKGHLIIRDKEYTYYYSNGNKIHDLNNRGLYFDVLPTTFEAFFDYFELVDVDKIIKNNQLGCRDIDGDGLLVNDKGQEVKADGTVLKSDPNKYDTDNDGLSDYLEAVYNSDPNSDDTDKDKLKDYEEFILGTNLNDKDTDKDGLSDYIEVTKPVTFKLYDSVIAEGYSNPLFADTDGDYVSDLEESKNRTNPASKFTYGGDLYDGNKYIPQVTTPFEEYYSLVNGQELIIDLNNHITDEDDSSLVFLTNYGAVDENGVLTYIYNKEEHGTTFEITIIASDSKCGILENKIIVCDDTDSPFLTGVSLDGVVSDSIEAIKEKAKSTSSFAVEFNENVLLESKEAISIVPIYNEHFDKNEAGKKLSTNCEVTIIEETPNTIIISRENQLIENNITYEINIAKEALTDINGNMLKDDYKITFSTIDTIAPKLVSVTDTVGVDSPLILEFNEPVIQKSSRCSSVCVLNNGDCYKLHGNTIKNTYVVNIKPNQLKSNEIYVLDNNLNMLWDLNDNVFEGFDNIDINEKSFKTTDVEGLQCTLDQFTLNSPFVQSYNYCYETNIKNGEIEITFNEEIKEGVDFNSIALSYENNLYFYGCDTAATFIKDTAAEFTLPYTARIEGKSLFIKPDNYDDNMNYSVFIEEKSLTDLSGSYLKNMVDGLYRVRVLARSGVPSTVKAEKTDIVALVSLSQDMSDVNIVAKGFNDTAYPSQIINIMLNEEAESSGSIYTLKQAITIRDEDNKKIPISSVSIDKGIMMVRLISPLMPNSSYVINIKAGALKSDNNGKSQEITFSFNVNDELNLSFNNLKEILAKINEKLGLGDELTKNIPDLGDVKIPDFNIGDLSRQVPDKIPNSVPSGF
- a CDS encoding DEAD/DEAH box helicase; amino-acid sequence: MPPKKKKELQKLNAYFSPQGFIIEEPEAVVGDTIKIWAEKFNTNKYRALFHIGFLEKCDWFSTAIEYLYQIASLIIERLSQQPDIELVRENIKLDLGEDECYKLLRRLPFVVGMEYVNNEWLTKLWNELLLIYKSEICEYDGTVARYFTEYNTNINVVGRVFFHLVENKNDQYPFAFMATYSTKPPKSKKAIHTPLKNALSEFEGDDKKLLTLISTVIKAAERSDFISGLMESGQLFKPLKITVEEAYTILKEIPIYEEVGIRCRVPDWWRKKHNSLRVSIVVGEKKPSKVGLNAIMDFSPIVCIGDERLTGKDLLSFLEMANGLVQYKGNWVEINKSKLVKLLNVLEKVKDQIIDKELSLGDAMRLELNIDEALNIADDSISVSVDHGQWFREMRETLSDLSNIEKVEVVSSFKANLRNYQEKGYQWINQMSKLGFGACLADDMGLGKTVQMLAYLEHIRVHSGGQALLILPASLIGNWQKEIEKFAPEMPYQILHRSSLKSSEPLKINDKAFLYLTTYGMSVRIESLKEREWDYLIIDEAQAIKNASTKQSRAIKAIPAKMRIAMTGTPIENHLGDLWSLFDFLNEGLLGTTKEFKKFTKELSNNSLGYAKLRKMIQPFILRRLKTDKSIIADLPDKIEINSYTTLSKKQVILYKQLLKQIEVKLGQAEGIERKGVVLSSIMKFKQICNHPDHYLGREDYKVNYSGKFQRLKEICEVIYEKRERVLIFTQFKEITEPISDFLAEIFKKEGFVLHGGTSIKKRNEMVEMFNGEHYVPYMILSLKAGGVGLNLTAANHVIHFDRWWNPAVENQATDRVFRIGQTKEVMVHKFVTKGTIEEKISTMIEEKQKLASDILGSSGEKWITEYSNEDLMRIFALGGDL